A stretch of the Archangium violaceum genome encodes the following:
- a CDS encoding Hsp70 family protein: MSGPILGIDFGTTNTAAAFFDRQGKLRLVPISEKNFILPSVAWYHSTDKALVGLAARRQIIDDPRHTLFGTKRFLGRRYQSEFVQRHRERFAFNLMEGPDGYCAVKVYGRVAPLNEVAWFIIRQVLTLANHAAGEPFTECVLTVPAHASIRQREAVRHAAERAGLKVRAIINEPTAAALYYANLRSPEQTVMVFDLGGGTFDATLMSVRNRVVKVMATGGDAFLGGANFDECIVEHLVEEFRQQHGVELRGNKVVMQRLVFAAESVKIQLSRAEVADMRVPCIAQGSDGGFLDFQFRLTRKRLEEMTSRLIDRTVSACDDVLERAGLKAAQVDELVLVGGQTRMPALRERLSHFRRFSSEKDVHPELGVAVGAAILGRNLSRPGGTGLMDVVPMPLSVMLPGGATHEVIPANTPVPCRKAVSLVGLPPGTTPVPVLVFESLDTTSVDREILGTLQVGPEWRTGRGGPPRLELHMGQDFVLEAFLVAPDGRLFPAPIADARPQMRVPRAAAS; this comes from the coding sequence ATGAGCGGCCCCATCCTCGGCATCGACTTCGGCACGACCAACACGGCGGCGGCGTTCTTCGACCGTCAGGGCAAGCTCAGGCTCGTCCCCATCTCGGAGAAGAACTTCATCCTCCCGTCCGTGGCCTGGTACCACTCCACGGACAAGGCCCTCGTCGGCCTCGCCGCGCGCCGGCAGATCATCGACGATCCGCGCCACACCCTCTTCGGCACCAAGCGCTTCCTCGGCCGGCGCTACCAGTCCGAGTTCGTCCAGCGGCACCGCGAGCGCTTCGCCTTCAACCTGATGGAGGGCCCGGATGGCTACTGCGCCGTGAAGGTGTATGGCCGGGTGGCGCCGCTCAACGAGGTGGCCTGGTTCATCATCCGGCAGGTGCTCACGCTGGCCAACCACGCCGCGGGCGAGCCCTTCACCGAGTGCGTGCTCACCGTGCCGGCCCACGCAAGCATCCGCCAGCGCGAGGCGGTGCGCCACGCGGCCGAGCGCGCCGGCCTGAAGGTGCGCGCCATCATCAACGAGCCCACCGCCGCGGCGCTCTACTACGCCAACCTGCGCAGCCCCGAGCAGACGGTGATGGTGTTCGACCTGGGCGGCGGCACCTTCGACGCCACGCTCATGTCCGTGCGCAACCGGGTGGTGAAGGTGATGGCCACCGGCGGCGACGCCTTCCTCGGCGGCGCCAACTTCGACGAGTGCATCGTCGAGCACCTGGTGGAGGAGTTCCGCCAGCAACACGGCGTGGAGCTGCGCGGCAACAAGGTCGTCATGCAGCGGCTCGTCTTCGCCGCCGAGTCGGTGAAGATTCAACTCTCCCGGGCCGAGGTGGCGGACATGCGCGTGCCCTGCATCGCGCAGGGGTCGGACGGCGGCTTCCTGGACTTCCAGTTCCGCCTCACCCGCAAGCGGCTGGAGGAGATGACCTCCCGGCTCATCGATCGCACCGTGTCCGCGTGCGACGACGTGCTGGAGCGCGCGGGCCTGAAGGCGGCCCAGGTGGATGAGCTGGTGCTGGTGGGCGGCCAGACGCGCATGCCCGCCCTGCGCGAGCGCCTCTCGCACTTCCGCCGCTTCTCCTCGGAGAAGGACGTGCACCCGGAGCTGGGCGTGGCCGTGGGCGCCGCCATCCTCGGCCGCAACCTGTCGCGGCCCGGCGGCACCGGGTTGATGGACGTGGTGCCCATGCCCCTGAGCGTCATGCTCCCCGGCGGCGCCACGCACGAGGTCATCCCCGCCAACACCCCCGTGCCCTGCCGCAAGGCCGTGTCCCTCGTGGGTCTGCCTCCGGGCACCACGCCCGTCCCCGTGCTCGTCTTCGAGTCGCTGGACACCACCAGCGTGGACCGCGAAATCCTCGGCACCCTTCAGGTGGGCCCCGAGTGGCGCACCGGCCGCGGCGGCCCTCCCCGGCTCGAGCTGCACATGGGACAGGACTTCGTGCTCGAGGCCTTCCTCGTCGCGCCCGACGGCCGCCTCTTCCCCGCTCCCATCGCGGATGCCAGGCCTCAAATGAGAGTGCCCCGGGCCGCGGCCTCCTGA
- a CDS encoding M20/M25/M40 family metallo-hydrolase: protein MGTRKFGPIAVWLVCSTPAFAEAPQQDKDVWITIGTDALPTVRASFKAQGVALSASLREKGGVAALRIRESQIDKLAGVMHDKLHRCAGFVAHDSEEKALAEVESASAPPQALAAAISYNINNGPSVNAMMAGVQEINIRNTINSLSTNWTSRRYNLQSGIDAATWLKDQWTTIANGRTDVTVAFHAHPSSVSPQPSVIATIKGTTLPDEVVVIGGHLDSINTNGSSYAAPGADDDASGVASLTEAFRVAMASGYKPARTVKFMAYAAEEIGLKGSADIANQHKSSMANVVGVLQLDMTNYKGSTYDFGMVTDNTNESLTSFTTSLITTYLPGMTYTRFTCGYGCSDHASWNSAGYPAVMPFEGTLSSDNPNIHTSSDTLSVTSGNANNSVKFAKLAAAFLGEVAKGATTGNTPPPTGGGSDGGGGGGTINTATYDATLKAPKCAAAGAGCDSGTLLNGRGGVGPETNKPNTINGTCTDGTSGSYHSDESNDRLKVTTTDGTNLAAGKQVKVEATVWAYSTTADTLDLYYSASASNPSWKLIGSYKPGSKGATTISATYTLPTGSLQAIRANFRYNGSASTCSTGSYDDRDDLIFTVQ from the coding sequence ATGGGTACGAGGAAGTTCGGGCCGATCGCCGTGTGGCTCGTGTGTTCCACCCCCGCGTTCGCGGAGGCCCCCCAGCAGGACAAGGACGTGTGGATCACCATCGGGACGGACGCGCTGCCCACGGTACGTGCTTCGTTCAAGGCGCAGGGCGTGGCGCTGTCGGCCTCGCTGCGCGAGAAGGGGGGCGTGGCGGCGCTGCGCATCCGCGAGTCGCAGATCGACAAGCTCGCGGGCGTGATGCACGACAAGCTCCACCGGTGCGCGGGCTTCGTCGCCCATGACTCGGAGGAGAAGGCCCTGGCGGAGGTGGAGAGCGCCAGCGCGCCGCCGCAGGCCCTGGCGGCGGCGATCAGCTACAACATCAACAACGGTCCGTCGGTGAACGCGATGATGGCGGGGGTGCAGGAAATCAACATCCGCAACACCATCAACTCGCTGTCGACGAACTGGACGTCGCGCCGTTACAACCTGCAGTCGGGTATCGACGCGGCCACGTGGCTGAAGGACCAGTGGACCACCATCGCCAACGGGCGGACCGACGTCACGGTGGCGTTCCACGCGCACCCCAGCAGCGTCTCTCCGCAGCCGTCCGTCATCGCCACCATCAAGGGCACCACGTTGCCCGACGAGGTGGTGGTGATTGGAGGCCACCTGGACTCCATCAACACCAACGGCTCCTCCTACGCCGCGCCGGGCGCGGATGACGATGCCTCGGGCGTGGCCTCGCTCACCGAGGCCTTCCGGGTGGCCATGGCCAGTGGCTACAAGCCGGCGCGTACGGTGAAGTTCATGGCCTATGCCGCCGAGGAGATCGGCCTGAAGGGCTCGGCGGACATCGCCAACCAGCACAAGAGCAGCATGGCGAACGTGGTGGGCGTGTTGCAGCTGGACATGACCAACTACAAGGGCTCCACCTACGATTTCGGCATGGTGACGGACAACACCAACGAGTCGCTGACCTCCTTCACCACCAGCCTCATCACCACGTACCTGCCGGGGATGACGTACACCCGCTTCACGTGCGGCTACGGCTGCTCGGACCACGCCTCGTGGAACAGCGCGGGCTACCCGGCCGTGATGCCCTTCGAGGGGACGCTGAGCTCGGACAATCCGAACATCCACACCTCGAGCGACACCCTGTCGGTGACGTCCGGCAACGCGAACAACTCGGTGAAGTTCGCGAAGCTGGCCGCGGCCTTCCTGGGCGAGGTGGCCAAGGGCGCGACGACGGGCAACACCCCGCCGCCGACGGGTGGGGGCTCGGATGGTGGGGGTGGGGGGGGCACCATCAACACCGCCACCTATGACGCGACGCTGAAGGCGCCCAAGTGCGCGGCCGCGGGGGCGGGTTGCGACTCGGGCACGCTGCTCAATGGCCGCGGTGGCGTGGGCCCCGAGACGAACAAGCCCAACACCATCAACGGCACGTGCACGGATGGGACCTCGGGCTCCTACCACTCGGACGAGTCGAACGACCGCCTCAAGGTGACCACGACGGACGGGACGAACCTGGCCGCCGGCAAGCAGGTGAAGGTGGAGGCCACGGTGTGGGCCTACTCCACCACGGCGGACACGCTGGACCTCTACTACTCGGCGAGCGCCAGCAACCCGTCGTGGAAGCTCATCGGCTCGTACAAGCCGGGCAGCAAGGGTGCGACGACGATCTCCGCCACGTACACGTTGCCCACGGGGAGCCTGCAGGCCATCCGCGCGAACTTCCGCTACAACGGCTCCGCGTCCACGTGCAGCACGGGCTCGTACGATGACCGCGACGACCTGATCTTCACGGTGCAGTGA
- a CDS encoding RagB/SusD family nutrient uptake outer membrane protein, translated as MKNMKKVVLALCATVGLGGCGDLTVPDLNNPSFESFEETPTRTAVINSATGLLIGTRAVMSNQNGYVALLGVLGREGVVLDSADPRYIGEMLQGPGLNGGSPAFGGNFWNAPYANIRNANTLLNALEKVDGVSEAEKNAIRGFAKTIQALDFLVIITTRDKAGAPIDVNRPFGSELAPIVTKEEVYSHIARLLDEAKAHLQAGGNAFPFPLSSGFRGFDTPASFLEFNRALKARVDVYREDWSGALADLDESFLDEAASFDLGVYHAFGTGSGDVKNTLNGPNIYANPSLVADARKQADDTTPDARVQRKVAVTTKTGEMPGAQSVFNLAFTQYKSDTAPIPIIRNEELILLRAEARIRLEQYAAANEDLNIIRTRSGNIPRVEEALSGDAAISELLYQRRYSLLFEGGHRWIDMRRYGKLEELRQEDPAGMDFTVHDHFPIPKSETDARQ; from the coding sequence ATGAAGAACATGAAGAAGGTGGTCCTGGCGCTGTGCGCCACCGTGGGGCTCGGCGGCTGCGGAGACCTGACGGTTCCCGACCTGAACAACCCCAGCTTCGAGTCGTTCGAGGAGACCCCGACGCGCACGGCCGTGATCAACTCGGCCACGGGCCTGCTCATCGGGACGCGCGCGGTCATGTCCAACCAGAACGGGTACGTGGCCCTCCTGGGCGTGCTCGGGCGCGAGGGCGTCGTGCTGGACTCGGCGGATCCCCGCTACATCGGCGAGATGTTGCAGGGGCCCGGGTTGAACGGGGGGAGCCCCGCCTTCGGCGGCAACTTCTGGAACGCCCCCTACGCCAACATCCGCAACGCCAACACCCTGCTCAACGCCCTGGAGAAGGTGGACGGGGTGAGCGAAGCCGAGAAGAACGCCATCCGTGGCTTCGCGAAGACGATCCAGGCGCTGGACTTCCTGGTCATCATCACCACCCGGGACAAGGCGGGCGCGCCCATCGACGTGAACCGCCCCTTCGGCAGCGAGCTGGCCCCCATCGTGACGAAGGAGGAGGTGTACAGCCACATCGCCAGGCTGCTCGACGAGGCCAAGGCGCACCTGCAGGCCGGCGGGAACGCCTTCCCCTTCCCGCTCAGCAGCGGCTTCAGGGGATTCGACACGCCCGCCAGCTTCCTCGAGTTCAACCGCGCGCTGAAGGCGCGGGTGGACGTGTACCGCGAGGACTGGAGCGGGGCGCTGGCCGACCTGGACGAGTCGTTCCTCGATGAGGCGGCCTCGTTCGACCTGGGCGTGTACCACGCCTTCGGCACCGGCTCCGGTGACGTGAAGAACACGCTCAACGGCCCCAACATCTACGCCAACCCCAGCCTCGTGGCGGACGCGCGCAAGCAGGCGGATGACACCACACCCGACGCCCGCGTGCAGCGCAAGGTGGCCGTGACGACCAAGACGGGCGAGATGCCGGGCGCCCAGTCGGTGTTCAATCTGGCCTTCACCCAGTACAAGTCGGACACCGCGCCCATCCCCATCATCCGCAACGAGGAGCTCATCCTCCTGCGCGCCGAGGCCCGCATCCGGCTGGAGCAGTACGCGGCCGCCAATGAAGACCTCAACATCATCCGGACGCGCTCGGGCAACATTCCCCGGGTGGAAGAGGCGCTGAGTGGCGACGCCGCCATCTCCGAGCTGCTCTACCAGCGCCGCTACTCGCTGCTCTTCGAGGGCGGGCACCGGTGGATCGACATGCGCCGCTACGGAAAGCTGGAGGAGCTGCGCCAGGAGGATCCCGCGGGCATGGACTTCACCGTCCACGATCACTTCCCCATCCCGAAGTCCGAGACGGACGCGCGTCAGTAG
- a CDS encoding SET domain-containing protein-lysine N-methyltransferase, with translation MQAGEPLFVHPGLKVRPCEWGYGVFTDQAIPEGAVIEECHYLKVPFRSVRSSIVTDYVFNIEWGPHEEDRGGEWVAIVMGFGMIYNHAQEPNVSYYRGYQRGEAPKDVFTFYALRDIEPGEQLCISYGENWWKTRGQDMP, from the coding sequence ATGCAGGCAGGTGAGCCGCTCTTCGTTCATCCCGGGCTGAAGGTACGTCCGTGCGAGTGGGGTTACGGCGTCTTCACGGACCAGGCCATCCCCGAGGGCGCTGTCATCGAGGAGTGCCACTACCTCAAGGTGCCCTTCCGCTCGGTGCGCAGCTCGATCGTCACGGACTACGTGTTCAACATCGAGTGGGGCCCGCACGAAGAGGACCGGGGCGGCGAGTGGGTGGCGATCGTGATGGGCTTCGGGATGATCTACAACCACGCGCAGGAGCCCAACGTGTCGTACTACCGGGGCTACCAGCGGGGGGAGGCGCCCAAGGACGTCTTCACCTTCTACGCGCTGCGTGACATCGAGCCGGGCGAGCAGCTGTGCATCAGCTACGGCGAGAACTGGTGGAAGACGCGCGGCCAGGACATGCCCTGA